The following coding sequences lie in one Rutidosis leptorrhynchoides isolate AG116_Rl617_1_P2 chromosome 6, CSIRO_AGI_Rlap_v1, whole genome shotgun sequence genomic window:
- the LOC139855842 gene encoding uncharacterized protein, with translation MTKKCELCKSPASIYCDSDAASLCWTCDTKVHSANFLVAKHSRTLLCKICQSPTPWNATGDKLSPSSSSICQNCFAESVHKQERVGGNYDEINNNPVASWLAIRAPQVSSSSSSDEFMNSDRSVLLKRKRHNVLDLNSEVLKDELDCSSSVEDKTTSFNSKRSKSEASIRNTKRIRHQNIISGDNSAVGTTKSSRVLELDLNSSP, from the exons ATGACGAAAAAATGTGAACTATGCAAATCTCCGGCTAGTATCTACTGCGATTCAGACGCAGCTAGCTTATGCTGGACTTGCGATACAAAAGTCCACTCAGCAAACTTTTTAGTGGCGAAACATTCAAGAACACTTCTTTGTAAAATATGTCAATCTCCGACACCGTGGAATGCAACCGGCGATAAACTTTCGCCGTCAAGTTCATCGATATGTCAAAATTGTTTTGCTGAAAGTGTTCATAAACAAGAAAGAGTTGGAGGTAATTACGATGAGATTAATAATAATCCGGTTGCGTCGTGGTTAGCGATACGGGCCCCACAAGTATCGAGTTCTTCGAGTAGTGATGAGTTTATGAATAGTGATCGATCGGTGTTGTTAAAACGAAAACGACATAATGTTTTAGATCTTAATTCGGAGGTATTAAAG GATGAGCTAGATTGTTCGTCGAGCGTTGAAGACAAAACGACATCGTTCAACTCAAAGCGATCTAAATCGGAAGCAAGCATCCGGAACACAAAGAGAATCCGTCACCAGAATATAATATCCGGCGACAACTCGGCAGTTGGCACTACAAAATCATCGAGAGTTTTAGAACTGGACTTAAACTCGTCACCGTAA